One genomic region from Colletes latitarsis isolate SP2378_abdomen chromosome 10, iyColLati1, whole genome shotgun sequence encodes:
- the LOC143347012 gene encoding F-box only protein 28-like isoform X3, translating to MADSYSGTSVSEPPPFSNLNLLDLPIEILEKIFSYLNYDTVARLRPVCQQMEHICASILNSTILKLKTQMLNRYNAIEAQIPKPESICRNHQLVCESHIIETLHMRLTLLQMSFGNHVERAHCCSFPGKILDEVYCILHYIKATSILAR from the exons ATGGCTGATTCTTATAGCGGGACATCCGTTTCGGAACCACCTCCCTTTAGTAACTTGAATCTTCTTGACTTACCAATTGAAATACTTGAAAAGATTTTTAGTTATTTGAACTACGATACCGTGGCCCGTTTACGTCCA GTTTGTCAGCAGATGGAACATATTTGTGCATCAATATTAAATTCTACAATTCTGAAGCTTAAAACGCAAATGTTAAATCGTTACAACGCAATTGAAGCGCAAATACCGAAACCCGAATCTATATGTCGTAATCATCAATTAGTCTGCGAATCACACATAATCGAAACACTTCATATGCGACTTACTTTGCTTCAGATGAGTTTTGGCAACCACGTTGAACGCGCACACTGTTGCTCCTTTCCTGGAAAG ATTTTAGATGAAGTTTATTGTATTTTACATTACATAAAAGCTACTTCAATATTAGCGAGATAG
- the LOC143347009 gene encoding uncharacterized protein LOC143347009 isoform X2 — protein MVSTRQSSNMGGSNGGGPVAEVADVSPSRRHQSVAMASSYSGASVSEPPIFNKLNLPNLPIEILEKIFSYLDYDTVARLRPVCQQMDRVCGSILNSTFQKLQAQMLSRFQAIKAQMPRRESARRNHPLACESDIIETLHMRLTLLQMSFGKHIERKHCCFFPGEILDEVYRILHYIKVTPKLARPYKVTDELFDLSTMAMEYFKERIEPTLPEIPYFGADFLDLAGTFSSSSNVSKPFICLDSAPLNVGSGKGGSNSGEEGSSPHSSDDPVLLESNVSPPQSNMVLRKRIRKIKQGMKRYNSQLTLMRRDLRSCKAKIAEQQKQIVEYATRLDDNDKKNEETSRKFSTLLQELNKCKTELQYWRSKSPAIPVCVVCGQSVLVPSEDIQVLTNQGVLSETLDEGLDFIPIADAQSPTEVAPQPVVTQPSSPPPTVEMAPPKAPVPSLSTKRKSTTEETPNDAGKKPRRATKSRQVKRSKM, from the exons atggtATCAACTCGTCAGTCAAGTAATATGGGAGGAAGTAATGGGGGCGGGCCAGTTGCAGAAGTTGCAGATGTGAGTCCATCTAGGAGACATCAATCTGTAGCAATGGCTAGTTCTTATAGCGGGGCCTCAGTTTCGGAACCACCTATCTTTAATAAGTTAAATCTTCCGAACTTACCAATTGAAATTCTTGAAAAGATTTTCAGTTATTTGGATTATGATACCGTGGCTCGTTTACGTCCA GTTTGTCAGCAGATGGATCGCGTTTGCGGATCAATATTAAATTCCACATTTCAGAAGCTTCAAGCACAAATGTTGAGTCGTTTTCAAGCAATTAAAGCACAGATGCCAAGACGTGAATCTGCACGTCGTAATCATCCATTAGCTTGTGAATCAGACATAATTGAAACCCTTCACATGAGACTTACTTTACTCCAAATGAGTTTTGGCAAGCATATTGAACGTAAACATTGTTGTTTTTTTCCTGGAGAG ATTTTAGACGAAGTTTATCGTATTTTACATTATATAAAAGTTACTCCAAAATTAGCCAGACCATATAAAGTTACCGACGAGTTATTTGATTTAAGTACAATGGCTATGGAATACTTTAAGGAACGCATTGAGCCGACATTACCAGAAATTCCTTATTTTGGAGCCGATTTTCTAGATCTTGCTGGGACATTCTCCT CTTCTAGTAATGTGAGTAAACCATTTATTTGTCTGGATTCCGCGCCTTTGAATGTTGGAAGTGGAAAGGGTGGAAGTAATAGCGGAGAAGAAGGATCCTCGCCACATTCTTCGGACGATCCTGTTCTTTTAGAATCGAATGTATCACCTCCACAATCAAACATGGTTTTACGAAAACGGATTCGCAAGATTAAACAGGGCATGAAACGATACAATAGCCAGTTAACGTTAATGCGTAGAGATTTGAGGAGTTGCAAGGCAAAAATAGCTGAACAACAAAAACAAATTGTTGAATATGCTACACGCCTTGACGACAATGATAAGAAGAATGAAGAAACCTCCCGAAAATTTAGCACGCTCCTACAG gaattaAACAAGTGTAAAACAGAGCTTCAGTATTGGCGATCGAAATCTCCAGCAATACCAGTGTGTGTAGTTTGTGGTCAATCTGTGTTGGTACCATCAGAGGACATACAAGTTCTAACCAATCAAGGTGTACTATCAGAGACGCTTGATGAAGGTTTGGACTTCATCCCTATAGCAGATGCGCAAAGTCCGACTGAAGTAGCTCCGCAGCCAGTAGTTACACAGCCTTCATCGCCACCACCGACTGTGGAAATGGCACCACCAAAGGCTCCTGTGCCTTCATTATCTACGAAACGGAAATCTACTACAGAGGAAACTCCAAACGATGCCGGAAAGAAACCACGCCGTGCCACCAAATCACGTCAGGTCAAACGTTCGAAGATGTAA
- the LOC143347012 gene encoding F-box only protein 28-like isoform X1, with the protein MEESNGVGSIAEVANVCPSRAHQSVAMADSYSGTSVSEPPPFSNLNLLDLPIEILEKIFSYLNYDTVARLRPVCQQMEHICASILNSTILKLKTQMLNRYNAIEAQIPKPESICRNHQLVCESHIIETLHMRLTLLQMSFGNHVERAHCCSFPGKILDEVYCILHYIKATSILAR; encoded by the exons ATGGAAGAAAGTAATGGAGTTGGCTCAATTGCTGAAGTTGCAAATGTGTGTCCTTCCAGGGCACATCAATCTGTTGCAATGGCTGATTCTTATAGCGGGACATCCGTTTCGGAACCACCTCCCTTTAGTAACTTGAATCTTCTTGACTTACCAATTGAAATACTTGAAAAGATTTTTAGTTATTTGAACTACGATACCGTGGCCCGTTTACGTCCA GTTTGTCAGCAGATGGAACATATTTGTGCATCAATATTAAATTCTACAATTCTGAAGCTTAAAACGCAAATGTTAAATCGTTACAACGCAATTGAAGCGCAAATACCGAAACCCGAATCTATATGTCGTAATCATCAATTAGTCTGCGAATCACACATAATCGAAACACTTCATATGCGACTTACTTTGCTTCAGATGAGTTTTGGCAACCACGTTGAACGCGCACACTGTTGCTCCTTTCCTGGAAAG ATTTTAGATGAAGTTTATTGTATTTTACATTACATAAAAGCTACTTCAATATTAGCGAGATAG
- the LOC143347012 gene encoding F-box only protein 28-like isoform X2: MEESNGVGSIAEVANVCPSRAHQSVAMADSYSGTSVSEPPPFSNLNLLDLPIEILEKIFSYLNYDTVARLRPVCQQMEHICASILNSTILKLKTQMLNRYNAIEAQIPKPESICRNHQLVCESHIIETLHMRLTLLQMSFGNHVERAHCCSFPGKMKFIVFYIT; the protein is encoded by the exons ATGGAAGAAAGTAATGGAGTTGGCTCAATTGCTGAAGTTGCAAATGTGTGTCCTTCCAGGGCACATCAATCTGTTGCAATGGCTGATTCTTATAGCGGGACATCCGTTTCGGAACCACCTCCCTTTAGTAACTTGAATCTTCTTGACTTACCAATTGAAATACTTGAAAAGATTTTTAGTTATTTGAACTACGATACCGTGGCCCGTTTACGTCCA GTTTGTCAGCAGATGGAACATATTTGTGCATCAATATTAAATTCTACAATTCTGAAGCTTAAAACGCAAATGTTAAATCGTTACAACGCAATTGAAGCGCAAATACCGAAACCCGAATCTATATGTCGTAATCATCAATTAGTCTGCGAATCACACATAATCGAAACACTTCATATGCGACTTACTTTGCTTCAGATGAGTTTTGGCAACCACGTTGAACGCGCACACTGTTGCTCCTTTCCTGGAAAG ATGAAGTTTATTGTATTTTACATTACATAA
- the LOC143347012 gene encoding F-box only protein 28-like isoform X4, protein MKVCQQMEHICASILNSTILKLKTQMLNRYNAIEAQIPKPESICRNHQLVCESHIIETLHMRLTLLQMSFGNHVERAHCCSFPGKILDEVYCILHYIKATSILAR, encoded by the exons GTTTGTCAGCAGATGGAACATATTTGTGCATCAATATTAAATTCTACAATTCTGAAGCTTAAAACGCAAATGTTAAATCGTTACAACGCAATTGAAGCGCAAATACCGAAACCCGAATCTATATGTCGTAATCATCAATTAGTCTGCGAATCACACATAATCGAAACACTTCATATGCGACTTACTTTGCTTCAGATGAGTTTTGGCAACCACGTTGAACGCGCACACTGTTGCTCCTTTCCTGGAAAG ATTTTAGATGAAGTTTATTGTATTTTACATTACATAAAAGCTACTTCAATATTAGCGAGATAG
- the LOC143347009 gene encoding uncharacterized protein LOC143347009 isoform X1, translating into MVSTRQSSNMGGSNGGGPVAEVADVSPSRRHQSVAMASSYSGASVSEPPIFNKLNLPNLPIEILEKIFSYLDYDTVARLRPVCQQMDRVCGSILNSTFQKLQAQMLSRFQAIKAQMPRRESARRNHPLACESDIIETLHMRLTLLQMSFGKHIERKHCCFFPGEILDEVYRILHYIKVTPKLARPYKVTDELFDLSTMAMEYFKERIEPTLPEIPYFGADFLDLAGTFSSSSNVSKPFICLDSAPLNVGSGKGGSNSGEEGSSPHSSDDPVLLESNVSPPQSNMVLRKRIRKIKQGMKRYNSQLTLMRRDLRSCKAKIAEQQKQIVEYATRLDDNDKKNEETSRKFSTLLQVFTKELNKCKTELQYWRSKSPAIPVCVVCGQSVLVPSEDIQVLTNQGVLSETLDEGLDFIPIADAQSPTEVAPQPVVTQPSSPPPTVEMAPPKAPVPSLSTKRKSTTEETPNDAGKKPRRATKSRQVKRSKM; encoded by the exons atggtATCAACTCGTCAGTCAAGTAATATGGGAGGAAGTAATGGGGGCGGGCCAGTTGCAGAAGTTGCAGATGTGAGTCCATCTAGGAGACATCAATCTGTAGCAATGGCTAGTTCTTATAGCGGGGCCTCAGTTTCGGAACCACCTATCTTTAATAAGTTAAATCTTCCGAACTTACCAATTGAAATTCTTGAAAAGATTTTCAGTTATTTGGATTATGATACCGTGGCTCGTTTACGTCCA GTTTGTCAGCAGATGGATCGCGTTTGCGGATCAATATTAAATTCCACATTTCAGAAGCTTCAAGCACAAATGTTGAGTCGTTTTCAAGCAATTAAAGCACAGATGCCAAGACGTGAATCTGCACGTCGTAATCATCCATTAGCTTGTGAATCAGACATAATTGAAACCCTTCACATGAGACTTACTTTACTCCAAATGAGTTTTGGCAAGCATATTGAACGTAAACATTGTTGTTTTTTTCCTGGAGAG ATTTTAGACGAAGTTTATCGTATTTTACATTATATAAAAGTTACTCCAAAATTAGCCAGACCATATAAAGTTACCGACGAGTTATTTGATTTAAGTACAATGGCTATGGAATACTTTAAGGAACGCATTGAGCCGACATTACCAGAAATTCCTTATTTTGGAGCCGATTTTCTAGATCTTGCTGGGACATTCTCCT CTTCTAGTAATGTGAGTAAACCATTTATTTGTCTGGATTCCGCGCCTTTGAATGTTGGAAGTGGAAAGGGTGGAAGTAATAGCGGAGAAGAAGGATCCTCGCCACATTCTTCGGACGATCCTGTTCTTTTAGAATCGAATGTATCACCTCCACAATCAAACATGGTTTTACGAAAACGGATTCGCAAGATTAAACAGGGCATGAAACGATACAATAGCCAGTTAACGTTAATGCGTAGAGATTTGAGGAGTTGCAAGGCAAAAATAGCTGAACAACAAAAACAAATTGTTGAATATGCTACACGCCTTGACGACAATGATAAGAAGAATGAAGAAACCTCCCGAAAATTTAGCACGCTCCTACAGGTATTTACTAAG gaattaAACAAGTGTAAAACAGAGCTTCAGTATTGGCGATCGAAATCTCCAGCAATACCAGTGTGTGTAGTTTGTGGTCAATCTGTGTTGGTACCATCAGAGGACATACAAGTTCTAACCAATCAAGGTGTACTATCAGAGACGCTTGATGAAGGTTTGGACTTCATCCCTATAGCAGATGCGCAAAGTCCGACTGAAGTAGCTCCGCAGCCAGTAGTTACACAGCCTTCATCGCCACCACCGACTGTGGAAATGGCACCACCAAAGGCTCCTGTGCCTTCATTATCTACGAAACGGAAATCTACTACAGAGGAAACTCCAAACGATGCCGGAAAGAAACCACGCCGTGCCACCAAATCACGTCAGGTCAAACGTTCGAAGATGTAA